Below is a window of Apis mellifera strain DH4 linkage group LG15, Amel_HAv3.1, whole genome shotgun sequence DNA.
tattaaatgaattttatgacTCTGGAACATTAGAAGGATAAAATCCAAAATTAGATCTTAATTGttctaaaaaaacaaaagtaagAATAGTTTGTGGTGCTAATCTGATAAAAGCAGGTATATAGccctaaaataaaacaatcaatatatttttaaaatcatatgattaaaattttattttatattaatacattatcagaaaagattattatttgaataaacacattcaaatatgatatatacaaataaattaaaatgataaaaatataaatatatattataatataaaatatacaactttttttttaaataatatctctttaatctcttcttaaataaattctttgttaTGATAAACAacagaaaaaagtaataaaattaactattttattatttattaaatttaaaaatttattaaattatttaaaatatttaatttattatatatatatttttattcaattttaatatttaatctatgaTAGTATTggattatgtgtatataaatatatttaattatattattattaatgtggattatatataaaatagaaaaaaacattttatccaTAATAACTttcacaattaataaataatgaaaaatatatagttattacatataatagttattacaaacaaaatatcatttcaatcTTTTCCATTTCAATCTAGAATATCTAATACAATCtaatctacatatatatatgaaattatataatttaaaaaaaaaaagaaaattataaattaaagaatattatataaatttttaagaacatgcaaaatcattttaattcttgatattacagtaaataacaatgaactatatataaaaatactatatattatatattattcataaactatttattataaaaataatataaaaaaattatatatacatataagatttttattctacTTATTCTACTTATTCTAATGTATTTCAAATGTGTTTACccaaattataatctttccattatagaaatatcgcaaaatagaaatcataaaaaaacttaatgtaataagtaaaaaaaaacttactttaaaaaatgcaaatggTCCATTTTTAgcagtatataaaaataaatccattaaattctacaaaatataaaatatattaaaaatataaacattcatattatatatatataataataataataataattataattattattataattattattattaattcaattttatgattataattacctTAAATTCTCCAGGTTTAGCATTCATTGCTCTTGTTTTTAAAACATCAAATGGTTGTGTAAAAGTTGTAGCTACAGCACccttatttaagaatatttaaaaaataaatattataactaaaatattgtaattaaaaaaatataaaataagttatttgaaaaaaatgttcatttgaatgataattatatttttaaaaaaaatttagtataaaatttaaaaataataaaattgtgcaaaaattatattaatgaaaatttatttttatttatttatttttaaaaaaattgaaaatattattgtttctaGATATAGCAGTaatatctttttgtttttataattttttaaatatttaaatattaaagcaatgaagattgaaaaaaaataatcatggcaaatatttataatgagaaAAACTGGAAAAAAAGTTACAAGAAAAATGGtgcataataatgataatgttcTTATACACTGACTTTTTTACAGCTTTCCTTGCTgcttcatatttaaattttgaaatgattttctttaatattagtaatgtTTACTTACAGCAAATATGCTTGATATTATATGAGTGATTggattatctttaaaataaccactttctaataatataattttaatttgatcatAAAAGCTCAATTGTCCAATAGTCATTAATGCAGCTCGTAATGTTGCTGTAGAGCATCCACTAAATAATTGACGTATTCCTTCTTCTTGAGTTACACGTATTACTCCATCTAGAGCATGCttataactaaaataaaatttactattaaataaaagtaaattaaaatataaagttatatatttactttcgtCTTAGTTGTGGTGAaagttttatatcattttgcaTGCGCACATTAATTACATCTCCCGGTGTTCCTAAAACACCTCCAGCTGCACCAGAAAATCCAgctaataacaatttttgataaaataataatggttGTCCAGATGTTTCAAATGTTTGTTTACCTACCTatattccaataaaatattaaatataatatcttaaatactaacaaatataaaatcaaatacataataaaattataagcatattaaattattagaaataactattgtatataatataagtaaacgTACTTCATATGCTCCAAATCTTATTGTAGAATATGTAAGTTGACGAAGCAAAGAAGCACTTAATCCATTGTATAAAGCTAAAATTCCTTGTTTTTGTATTATAGATGTTGTTAATCGTACTATAGATATTTTACCTTCTTGTTGCGTTTGTAAATGAACCTATTAATAtagtatgtataaataaaatgttattatatatgctaacgaaatgttatttcataaaatttttcaaaaatgataaaaatcattgcttatttaataaatatttaaaactcacaatatgaaaaaaaaaaaaggaacttttatattatattaatttaaaaatttaataaaaatacctttaataaatctaaaggATGGGTAACACAAGCAGCACCTGCAGAGGAAAGTCCACCAAAGTACCATCGTGACAACTTTTGTGTTTTATCTGTCatgttttttatgttttatactttcatgaaataagtaaaaaaaacatattcaataatgaataaaactacttaaaatttaatcaatatatttatttatttttccatttttttatattgctatttatatatatttatatatataaaatatatatgtatatattctaaaaaatacgaataatatggatatatatatatatatatatatatatatattatattcgtaatttttgtttaataataattttcattattaaaatatacattatttttagcttatatatatttcattgaaattatttttaatttatttttatatattactaattatcataaaaactgAAATTTGCGTTAATAATATgagaatttgtatatatatatatatatatatatatatatatatatatatacgtttttaaaatgaatttaataaaagaaattaataaaagaaataatttaagaaaaatgaatttaatcgagagattctttaaaataagattaagttttatatattataactattaataaatcaatcatttaaaaaatttaaatgaagaaacaataatttcttatcttagaaataataatcttatataagaattatatcaaataaaaaattttaaaaattcgtgtttataaaaataataacatagcatattaattaattaaatatattttattttatgtatatatatatacatatattcacattaaatttaacataattattttcataaaaagataaaataatctagTAATctacaattgaaatatttatttaattcgaatttgtatagaaatttaaataatagcttgtttttaatattattacgaaatatgcataaatattatttaaattaaataattaaattatattatattacacatttatatctataaaattatgaatcttTAATAGTTAATTCTAATTCGCGATATGGTGGAATATTTTTGCGCGCGCATAtatatggaattttatataaacatatggtgtttttaatcaattagtaataaaaaaaaagtatagtaAAAGTCTGaaacatatgaaaattattttttattaattaaaatgaaaaaaattacaaataataaaaacaaatttacataattgttaataaatcaaaataataaaaatataaatagatagaacGGTAacaaaagataagataaatatttaaaaaatataaaatataaaagagcttaatgaatataatgagaaaaaaacttacaaattattaatataatttttaaatcattcttGATTAGTATCTCCGGTAATATCTAAACTCTGACTGACGTAATGTCCAAAATTGCTTAACAGAACTGGAAGATGGTGAACGCGCACGCATCAGCTGATAACCACGTGTTATACCACCACTTTTCTAAactggaattatttttcattgataatatatttattttcgaaaatcattttatttatttaacaaaattatcgattatttgtaaataaatatttataaaaattaaatatttgtataatttcaatttatatttacatattttaaaattatatttatgcaaaaataatataaaatataaaaaaattttttatttttaaaaaaattgaagtttatatattacatattacatttttctactttaattattatttaaatatatatatatatatatgtaaaatattaaaaatatttaatattatatttatttaataaaaaaatatatcttatatattatgtatactatataatatcattgatatgtttatttttaatatttttttgcaaatatttaaatactattaatattatattttttacaaataacaattctgtataattttttaaatttatgttaatttttaatatttttttatccattgtaaaaaattattaatatgatattacatAATGTGGAAATAtagtatttgtataaaattcacttatatttaaaaagttatgtgaaaatatattataatattttattttttataattgtcgtgttatatttttaataaataatattaaaatgtttaaaattataaacatgatatggaatcattaataattaatattttttttttaaattattattttttttatttaatgagcTTGATGTTATatcaacaaatatattatatattaaaatttatatttatattttatatctgtttattttttatcatatgaaaataaatttattttaaactataattaaaaatgttattagttaaaatgtttttaaaaaacgcGCCACTAATAAGTCGTAGTAATTtgataatacattaaatacatAGTAAATAGTTCTAACCTGAATTTGAATGTCATTTTtaggtaataataaatagtcagtattatttctaataaaattatatttattttacaaatttataaattttttaaaaatataatttttagtgttaattatataataatggatTCAGTATCTAATATACTTGGTATTGATAAAGTAAAtatgaatggaaaattaattttaatagaagaaCAGCATGATAGTAATGCAAACTTTTTGTTAAACTCTGTTATAtttaatgcattaaaaaataattatggaatATGTTTTGTTCTTTTCCATAATACAATGAATCATTATCATAACATGGGTATGAAATTTGGTTATAatcttacattattaaaagaaaaagataagattACAATTATAGAACCACTAAAAATGATTGCATGtaatatggaatatatatatgaaccaacgaaaaattgtataattaatgatatatttataattattaaaaatgaatgtgaAAAAATGATGCAAAGCAATGAATCTGTACTTATTATAATGGATGAtttgaatcatatttttaatttcggagctaatttgaaagaagctatgtattatataagatatttaagatCATTGATTGAACAATATAATACAGTTCAACTTTATATTCTAacacatatttataaagatgaaTTGAAGAATTCTTTATCCAATATATTTGCACAAACTCTTAAATATATTgctcatttattcattaaaattgaacCTCTTGAAACAGGATATTCTAGCGATATAtctggaaatttaataattaattggagaatagataatattagaataaaatataattggccccaaatatcaaaatatacatataagttaTCAGATCGTCAAGTACAAATTTATACACCTGGTACATCAACTTTAAGTTaaggtaaaataaataataatttataatataattaataataaataattttctgtaaaattttcatatatatatgtatatattcttatactcttaaattaaaaaattataaataaattgattaataatgaataagtttactaattttttttatatattttatttattttatattcctgATAAAAAaacagtaaatatttattatcaaattttttaaaattcattttataattctataatgaaTTACGCAAAATGATGGATAAATAATGGATATGAACatgtaatattttccattaaaagtataatttttaaaaatatttgaaaatcaattttacatatcaaggtttctattaatatataatttcatttaaagaatttaatatcgcATATTTTGCGTAGTATAGAATCACGTATagagtaatattaaaaatatggtatctatagtttattaaaaaataaaatacgccataattttgaaaaagaaaaaatgaaaatatattcaattctcatatttcatttttactaaaaataagtataaccAAGGAGAGAAAAtagtgaaaaaagaacagaaatagaaaaaatttaaaaattatcaatattttgaatgatgcaaatgaaatatgaaaaggaTAGCAAATAGAAGAAgctaatagaagaaaaatatcaaaatatttcttcaaaattctcCAAAGATgacgttaatttttaattcttattctactGTATCTAACTATTGAAGACATGTCTCGAAAGATGGCACTGgagattaattcttattatatctttattctttttctattatttgttgCGATACTTTGGAGATAGTATTCGTgtccaaatttttatcatattccgTTTTcccattatttctttttttgatgatAATATGATGATGcatgatacaaaatattaattaaatatattttcatcgtttttctttcaaaattataatgtgttttaatttattttaatctttaataaaaaataaaatataaaataaaaaatagataatccGAAGTTCTCGACTTtacaatatatcttattacaatgaaattcttatgtttattttcaaaaattaatttcataatgtttctgtgaattattataagtatttagtaataagtattatttaagtatatattgatcgaatttcttctttttcattcttcatgatagtaattaaacaatatattgtatttttttaatattgttgaaaaacTTGGTTTGCtttcaataatcatttttaacaaaataagtaattaataagGAATTAATCAGACTCGTTCTTActagatatattttgaaatatttattatatgttaatttttaatcgaataaaaattttattgatatatctaTATCAAATAGacattgaatgaaataatgttaagataattaataaatttttat
It encodes the following:
- the LOC102655126 gene encoding uncharacterized protein LOC102655126 isoform X1, with amino-acid sequence MSFLGNNKYVNYIIMDSVSNILGIDKVNMNGKLILIEEQHDSNANFLLNSVIFNALKNNYGICFVLFHNTMNHYHNMGMKFGYNLTLLKEKDKITIIEPLKMIACNMEYIYEPTKNCIINDIFIIIKNECEKMMQSNESVLIIMDDLNHIFNFGANLKEAMYYIRYLRSLIEQYNTVQLYILTHIYKDELKNSLSNIFAQTLKYIAHLFIKIEPLETGYSSDISGNLIINWRIDNIRIKYNWPQISKYTYKLSDRQVQIYTPGTSTLS
- the LOC102655126 gene encoding uncharacterized protein LOC102655126 isoform X2, whose amino-acid sequence is MDSVSNILGIDKVNMNGKLILIEEQHDSNANFLLNSVIFNALKNNYGICFVLFHNTMNHYHNMGMKFGYNLTLLKEKDKITIIEPLKMIACNMEYIYEPTKNCIINDIFIIIKNECEKMMQSNESVLIIMDDLNHIFNFGANLKEAMYYIRYLRSLIEQYNTVQLYILTHIYKDELKNSLSNIFAQTLKYIAHLFIKIEPLETGYSSDISGNLIINWRIDNIRIKYNWPQISKYTYKLSDRQVQIYTPGTSTLS
- the LOC412503 gene encoding mitochondrial dicarboxylate carrier isoform X1 → MTDKTQKLSRWYFGGLSSAGAACVTHPLDLLKVHLQTQQEGKISIVRLTTSIIQKQGILALYNGLSASLLRQLTYSTIRFGAYEVGKQTFETSGQPLLFYQKLLLAGFSGAAGGVLGTPGDVINVRMQNDIKLSPQLRRNKFYFSYKHALDGVIRVTQEEGIRQLFSGCSTATLRAALMTIGQLSFYDQIKIILLESGYFKDNPITHIISSIFAGAVATTFTQPFDVLKTRAMNAKPGEFKNLMDLFLYTAKNGPFAFFKGYIPAFIRLAPQTILTFVFLEQLRSNFGFYPSNVPES
- the LOC412503 gene encoding mitochondrial dicarboxylate carrier isoform X2; this encodes MTDKTQKLSRWYFGGLSSAGAACVTHPLDLLKVHLQTQQEGKISIVRLTTSIIQKQGILALYNGLSASLLRQLTYSTIRFGAYEVGKQTFETSGQPLLFYQKLLLAGFSGAAGGVLGTPGDVINVRMQNDIKLSPQLRRNYKHALDGVIRVTQEEGIRQLFSGCSTATLRAALMTIGQLSFYDQIKIILLESGYFKDNPITHIISSIFAGAVATTFTQPFDVLKTRAMNAKPGEFKNLMDLFLYTAKNGPFAFFKGYIPAFIRLAPQTILTFVFLEQLRSNFGFYPSNVPES